A region of Nocardioides sp. JS614 DNA encodes the following proteins:
- a CDS encoding MaoC family dehydratase, producing the protein MRVFTTLEQVAAASGEELGTSEWLPIEQDRVDRFAEATGDHQWIHVDVERAATGPFGGTIAHGYLTLSLVPFLGSQVFSLETPGAKLNYGVNKVRFPNPVRVGKRVRAHVTLAEVAEIPAGQQLTLRYTVEIEGEAKPACVAETVVLLLP; encoded by the coding sequence ATGCGCGTCTTCACGACCCTGGAACAGGTCGCCGCCGCGAGCGGCGAGGAGCTGGGCACCTCCGAGTGGCTCCCGATCGAGCAGGACCGGGTGGACCGGTTCGCCGAGGCCACCGGGGACCACCAGTGGATCCACGTCGACGTCGAGCGGGCGGCCACCGGGCCGTTCGGCGGCACCATCGCCCATGGCTACCTCACGCTGTCGCTGGTGCCGTTCCTGGGCAGCCAGGTGTTCTCGCTGGAGACCCCCGGGGCCAAGCTGAACTACGGCGTCAACAAGGTCCGCTTCCCCAACCCCGTCCGGGTCGGCAAGCGGGTCCGGGCGCACGTGACGCTCGCTGAGGTCGCCGAGATCCCGGCCGGCCAGCAGCTCACGCTGCGCTACACCGTCGAGATCGAGGGCGAGGCCAAGCCCGCCTGCGTCGCCGAGACCGTCGTCCTGCTCCTCCCCTGA
- a CDS encoding thymidine phosphorylase, which produces MPDHDAVEVIAAKRDRHELTDSQIDWVVDAYTRGAVADEQMSSLAMAILLNGMNRREIARWTAAMIASGERMDFSSLSRPTADKHSTGGVGDKITLPLAPLVAACGVAVPQLSGRGLGHTGGTLDKLEAIPGWRAALSNDEMMAQLESVGAVICAAGDGLAPADKKLYALRDVTGTVEAIPLIASSIMSKKIAEGTGSLVLDVKVGTGAFMKDIDSARELAETMVALGTDAGVHTVALLTDMSTPLGRTAGNAIEVAESVEVLAGGGPADVVELTLALAREMLAGAGRDDVDPADKLADGSAMDAWKAMIRAQGGDPDAALPQARESHVVSAPASGVLTRLDAMAVGLAAWRLGAGRARKEDPVQAGAGVVWHARPGDAVTEGQPLFTLLTDDEHRFERALDSLGGGYDIAPADSPYTPTPLVIDRIA; this is translated from the coding sequence ATGCCTGACCATGACGCCGTCGAGGTGATCGCCGCCAAGCGCGACCGCCACGAGCTGACCGACAGCCAGATCGACTGGGTGGTCGACGCCTACACCAGGGGTGCGGTCGCCGACGAGCAGATGTCGTCGCTCGCGATGGCCATCCTGCTCAACGGGATGAACCGGCGCGAGATCGCCCGCTGGACCGCCGCGATGATCGCGTCGGGGGAGCGGATGGACTTCTCCTCGCTCTCGCGGCCGACCGCCGACAAGCACTCCACCGGCGGGGTCGGCGACAAGATCACGCTGCCGCTCGCGCCGCTGGTCGCCGCCTGCGGGGTCGCCGTCCCGCAGCTCTCCGGGCGCGGCCTGGGCCACACGGGTGGCACCCTCGACAAGCTCGAGGCCATCCCCGGCTGGCGGGCGGCCCTGTCGAACGACGAGATGATGGCGCAGCTCGAGTCGGTGGGTGCGGTGATCTGCGCGGCCGGCGATGGGCTGGCGCCCGCGGACAAGAAGCTCTACGCGCTGCGCGACGTGACCGGCACCGTCGAGGCGATCCCGCTGATCGCCTCCTCGATCATGTCCAAGAAGATCGCCGAGGGCACCGGCTCACTGGTGCTCGACGTCAAGGTCGGCACCGGCGCGTTCATGAAGGACATCGACTCCGCGCGCGAGCTCGCCGAGACGATGGTCGCGCTCGGCACGGACGCGGGCGTCCACACGGTCGCGCTCCTGACCGACATGTCTACCCCCCTGGGGCGCACCGCCGGCAACGCGATCGAGGTCGCCGAGTCGGTGGAGGTGCTCGCCGGCGGCGGCCCGGCCGACGTCGTGGAGCTGACCCTGGCGCTGGCCCGCGAGATGCTGGCCGGCGCGGGTCGCGACGACGTCGACCCGGCCGACAAGCTGGCCGACGGCTCCGCGATGGACGCCTGGAAGGCGATGATCCGGGCCCAGGGCGGCGACCCCGACGCCGCGCTCCCGCAGGCGCGGGAGAGCCATGTCGTCAGTGCTCCCGCGTCCGGCGTGCTGACCCGGCTGGACGCGATGGCCGTCGGGCTGGCCGCCTGGCGGCTGGGCGCCGGCCGGGCCCGCAAGGAGGACCCGGTGCAGGCCGGCGCCGGCGTCGTCTGGCACGCCCGCCCCGGGGACGCCGTCACCGAGGGGCAGCCGCTGTTCACGCTGCTCACCGACGACGAGCACCGGTTCGAGCGGGCCCTGGACTCACTCGGGGGCGGCTACGACATCGCGCCCGCGGACTCGCCGTACACCCCGACGCCGCTGGTGATCGACCGGATCGCCTGA
- a CDS encoding cytochrome P450, producing the protein MRSVPTTSIDLTDPAVVADPYPHFARERARHPVAWHEPTGRYLTFAHATVGQVQRDRRLGRLWKDKEPLDHLEPFNLLHRNQMMENEPPEHTRLRRPVASAFARGHVERLRPRVRELAAELLAGVDPAGFDVVGDYAEPLPVLVIADLLGVPRTYAHSLRDWSQAIVRMYEVSPPQETVDAAVAAATDFAGLVRELVRERRTAPAEDLITDLVATELTEDEVVAAVVLLLNAGHEASVNVFGNGLTAMLRRGLRPGSDVPRTVEEMLRFDSALQLFERTAMEDVQVGEGEQAVLVEEGQKVVALLGAANRDPAVFDDPDVFDVDRDPNNHLAFGVGVHFCLGAPLARMELAESVSELFETFPDLALTGAPESRGTFVLRGFRSVPVGGTHA; encoded by the coding sequence ATGCGTTCGGTCCCGACGACCTCGATTGACCTGACCGACCCGGCCGTCGTCGCCGACCCGTACCCGCACTTCGCGCGCGAGCGTGCGCGGCACCCGGTGGCGTGGCACGAGCCGACCGGCCGGTACCTCACGTTCGCGCACGCGACGGTCGGGCAGGTGCAGCGCGACCGGCGGCTGGGCCGGCTCTGGAAGGACAAGGAGCCGCTCGACCACCTCGAGCCGTTCAACCTGCTGCACCGCAACCAGATGATGGAGAACGAGCCGCCCGAGCACACCCGGCTCCGGCGCCCGGTCGCCTCGGCCTTCGCCCGCGGGCACGTGGAGCGGCTGCGCCCGCGGGTGCGGGAGCTGGCCGCCGAGCTGCTCGCCGGGGTGGACCCGGCGGGCTTCGACGTGGTCGGGGACTATGCCGAGCCGCTGCCGGTGCTGGTGATCGCGGACCTGCTGGGGGTGCCGCGCACCTACGCGCACTCGCTGCGCGACTGGTCGCAGGCGATCGTGCGGATGTACGAGGTCTCGCCGCCGCAGGAGACGGTCGACGCGGCCGTCGCCGCCGCGACCGACTTCGCCGGCCTGGTGCGCGAGCTGGTGCGGGAGCGGCGTACGGCGCCCGCCGAGGACCTGATCACCGACCTGGTCGCGACCGAGCTGACCGAGGACGAGGTCGTCGCCGCGGTGGTGCTGCTGCTCAACGCCGGGCACGAGGCCTCGGTCAACGTGTTCGGCAACGGCCTGACGGCGATGCTGCGTCGCGGCCTGCGTCCTGGGTCCGACGTGCCTCGCACGGTCGAGGAGATGCTGCGCTTCGACTCCGCGCTCCAGCTGTTCGAGCGGACCGCCATGGAGGACGTGCAGGTCGGCGAGGGCGAGCAGGCCGTGCTGGTCGAGGAGGGGCAGAAGGTCGTCGCCCTGCTCGGCGCCGCGAACCGCGACCCGGCGGTCTTCGACGACCCCGACGTGTTCGACGTGGACCGCGATCCCAACAACCACCTGGCGTTCGGGGTCGGTGTGCACTTCTGCCTGGGCGCCCCGCTCGCGAGGATGGAGCTGGCGGAGTCGGTGTCCGAACTGTTCGAGACGTTCCCCGACCTGGCCCTCACCGGAGCGCCGGAGAGCCGCGGGACGTTCGTGTTGAGAGGGTTCCGTAGCGTGCCCGTGGGAGGAACACATGCCTGA
- a CDS encoding cytidine deaminase has product MSAQDTEFDWESLKAAAEEAMRHAYVPYSRFSVGAAALVDDGRTVVGCNVENASYGVGLCAECGLVSQLHISGGGRLTHFVCVNGEREIIMPCGRCRQLLHENGGPGLLLWTVSGVKRMDEVLPDAFGPDDLD; this is encoded by the coding sequence GTGAGCGCCCAGGACACCGAGTTCGACTGGGAGTCGCTCAAGGCGGCGGCCGAGGAGGCGATGAGGCACGCGTACGTGCCGTACTCGCGCTTCTCGGTCGGCGCCGCGGCGCTCGTCGACGACGGTCGGACGGTGGTCGGCTGCAACGTCGAGAACGCGTCGTACGGCGTCGGCCTGTGCGCCGAGTGCGGACTGGTCAGCCAGCTGCACATCAGCGGTGGCGGGCGGCTGACGCACTTCGTGTGCGTCAACGGCGAGCGCGAGATCATCATGCCGTGCGGGCGGTGCCGCCAGCTGCTGCACGAGAACGGTGGGCCGGGGCTGCTGCTGTGGACGGTCTCGGGCGTGAAGCGGATGGACGAGGTGCTGCCGGATGCGTTCGGTCCCGACGACCTCGATTGA
- a CDS encoding ABC transporter permease: MSVPATATHAAEPSVGAKPRRKIPRWWFVVGFFAILAALSVLEIITGANDLTSSGTVSAMFIATVPIMLAGLGGLWSERAGIVNIGLEGMMILGTWGAGYFGYHYGAWAGVAGAVMLGVLGGLVHAVATVIFGVDHIISGVAINIIALGAVQYLASLTFVGLPGGGQTQSPKIPDVQTVTIDPISDGLFDLEKKDLFVVSELAAVLRALVTNLSLLVVLAVLLLLLSYWLLWRTPFGLRLRSCGESPVAAESLGIRVLRYKFVAVLVSGGLAGLGGGFLAMVASSNYRDGQTAGRGYIGLAAMIFGNWRPGGLLAGSGLFGYTDTLSLRQGGDSVHALLLALAVLALAMAVWQARQGQQRAAVVTGFVALALGALYFAIDEVPSDFTRMTPYVITMLVLAFASQRLRMPTADGQIYRKGSAG, translated from the coding sequence ATGAGTGTGCCCGCCACCGCCACCCACGCGGCCGAGCCGAGCGTCGGCGCCAAGCCTCGACGCAAGATCCCCCGCTGGTGGTTCGTCGTCGGGTTCTTCGCGATCCTGGCGGCGCTGTCGGTGCTGGAGATCATCACCGGCGCGAACGACCTGACCTCGTCGGGCACCGTCTCGGCGATGTTCATCGCCACCGTGCCGATCATGCTCGCCGGTCTCGGCGGCCTCTGGTCGGAGCGCGCCGGCATCGTCAACATCGGCCTCGAGGGCATGATGATCCTCGGCACCTGGGGCGCCGGCTACTTCGGCTACCACTACGGCGCCTGGGCCGGTGTCGCGGGCGCGGTCATGTTGGGCGTCCTCGGCGGCCTCGTGCACGCGGTGGCGACCGTGATCTTCGGCGTCGACCACATCATCTCCGGTGTCGCGATCAACATCATCGCGCTCGGTGCGGTCCAGTACCTCGCCTCGCTCACCTTCGTCGGGCTGCCCGGCGGCGGGCAGACGCAGTCGCCGAAGATCCCCGACGTGCAGACGGTCACCATCGACCCGATCAGCGACGGCCTGTTCGACCTCGAGAAGAAGGACCTGTTCGTGGTCTCCGAGCTCGCGGCCGTGCTGCGGGCCCTGGTGACCAACCTGTCGCTGCTGGTGGTCCTCGCGGTGCTGCTGCTGCTGCTCAGCTACTGGCTGCTGTGGCGCACCCCGTTCGGGCTGCGACTGCGCTCCTGCGGTGAGAGCCCGGTGGCCGCGGAGTCGCTCGGTATCCGCGTGCTGCGCTACAAGTTCGTGGCGGTCCTGGTCTCCGGCGGCCTTGCCGGCCTGGGTGGCGGCTTCCTCGCGATGGTCGCGTCGAGCAACTACCGCGACGGGCAGACGGCCGGGCGGGGCTACATCGGCCTGGCAGCCATGATCTTCGGCAACTGGCGCCCCGGTGGCCTGCTGGCCGGCTCCGGCCTGTTCGGCTACACCGACACGCTCAGCCTGCGCCAGGGTGGTGACTCGGTGCATGCGCTGCTGCTCGCACTGGCAGTGCTCGCGCTCGCCATGGCGGTCTGGCAGGCCCGGCAGGGCCAGCAGCGGGCCGCGGTCGTGACCGGGTTCGTGGCGCTCGCGCTCGGCGCGCTGTACTTCGCGATCGACGAGGTGCCGAGCGACTTCACCCGGATGACGCCGTACGTCATCACGATGCTGGTGCTCGCCTTCGCCTCACAACGATTGCGGATGCCGACAGCCGACGGGCAGATCTACCGCAAGGGCAGCGCAGGGTAG
- a CDS encoding ABC transporter permease, with product MTGRLTRVLLALSTPVLALASAFAITSLVLLAAGDPVIDVWDQILSVPEKRNLANIIDNATVLYLSGIAVAVGFRMNLFNIGVDGQYRVAAFTGAVVAGEAWLPGYLNTALAIVCAMAVGAIWAGIAGVLRATRGVSEVISTIMLNAIATFLVAYLLRQVAVREEGSNQIGTKEIPEGSRIPNIGIGGGYEIYGFIIIAAVVGFAFWFVLNRTRFGFDLRATGQSTTAAVASGISVKRMTVTAMLISGGLAGLVGLPILFGDSYTYGSTFQSGLGFAGIAIALLGRNNPIGIALGALLFAYLDEQSNPLQILVGVAPDIVAITQGVIVLTVVISYEIVRRYRHRLEQQQVARALEGERNETSNDTAEEVKA from the coding sequence ATGACCGGGCGGCTGACCCGGGTGCTGCTCGCCCTCAGCACGCCCGTCCTGGCGCTCGCCTCGGCGTTCGCAATCACCAGCCTGGTGCTGCTCGCAGCCGGCGATCCGGTGATCGACGTCTGGGACCAGATCCTCTCGGTCCCCGAGAAGCGCAACCTGGCGAACATCATCGACAACGCCACCGTGCTCTACCTCTCCGGCATCGCGGTGGCCGTCGGCTTCCGGATGAACCTGTTCAACATCGGCGTCGACGGGCAGTACCGGGTTGCGGCGTTCACCGGCGCCGTCGTCGCCGGCGAGGCCTGGCTTCCGGGCTACCTCAACACCGCGCTGGCGATCGTCTGCGCGATGGCGGTGGGTGCGATCTGGGCCGGCATCGCGGGCGTGCTGCGGGCGACCCGCGGCGTCAGCGAGGTCATCTCCACGATCATGCTCAACGCGATCGCGACCTTCCTGGTCGCCTACCTGTTGCGCCAGGTCGCGGTGCGCGAGGAGGGCAGCAACCAGATCGGCACCAAGGAGATCCCCGAGGGCAGCCGGATCCCCAACATCGGGATCGGCGGTGGCTACGAGATCTACGGCTTCATCATCATCGCCGCCGTGGTCGGGTTCGCGTTCTGGTTCGTCCTCAACCGCACCCGGTTCGGCTTCGACCTGCGCGCGACCGGGCAGTCGACCACCGCAGCGGTCGCGAGCGGCATCAGCGTGAAGCGGATGACCGTCACCGCGATGCTGATCTCCGGCGGCCTCGCCGGGCTGGTCGGCCTCCCGATCCTGTTCGGCGACTCCTACACCTACGGCTCGACGTTCCAGTCCGGCCTCGGCTTCGCCGGCATCGCGATCGCGCTGTTGGGCCGTAACAACCCGATCGGGATCGCGCTCGGCGCGCTCCTGTTCGCCTACCTCGACGAGCAGTCCAACCCGCTGCAGATCCTGGTCGGCGTCGCGCCCGACATCGTCGCCATCACCCAGGGCGTGATCGTGCTGACCGTCGTCATCTCCTACGAGATCGTGCGCCGCTACCGCCACCGCCTCGAACAGCAGCAGGTGGCCCGCGCCCTCGAGGGCGAACGCAACGAGACATCGAACGACACGGCCGAGGAGGTCAAGGCATGA
- a CDS encoding ABC transporter ATP-binding protein: protein MPTPAPDIAVRLRGIGKRFPGVIANDDINIDVRRGTIHAIVGENGAGKSTLMKILYGVQPPDSGTIEINGEQVSLHSPADAIKVGVGMVFQHFMLADNLTVLENVVLGAEKRHGIGAKARAEIRRISDAYGLGIEPDRLVEDLGVGARQRVEILKVLYRGAQIVILDEPTAVLVPHEVDELFGNLRELKNEGLSVIFISHKLDEVLSVADEITVIRRGTTVKTVDPAGVTARQLAELMVGSELPSPSTEASTVTDHVLLSVEDLSLPNPGGRPLLENISFKIHRGEILGIAGVEGNGQAELVESIMGMRPGATGHIELDGTDLTERSTGQRREAGVGYIPEDRHRHGLLLDSPLWENRILGHQTRPPGVRHGLIHRGAAREDTQRIITDYDVRTPGPDVLARALSGGNQQKLIVGREMSSDPILLIAGHPTRGVDVGAQAAIWDHIKRARREGLAVLLISADLDELIGLSDRIEVILRGRLVGSFDPDDVTPEQLGSAMTGAGAPA from the coding sequence GTGCCCACCCCAGCCCCGGACATCGCGGTCCGCCTGCGCGGAATCGGCAAGCGGTTCCCCGGCGTGATCGCCAACGACGACATCAACATCGACGTCCGTCGCGGCACCATCCACGCGATCGTCGGAGAGAACGGCGCCGGCAAGTCCACGCTGATGAAGATCCTCTACGGCGTGCAGCCCCCCGACTCGGGCACCATCGAGATCAACGGCGAGCAGGTCTCCCTGCACTCGCCGGCCGACGCGATCAAGGTCGGCGTCGGCATGGTCTTCCAGCACTTCATGCTCGCCGACAACCTCACGGTGCTCGAGAACGTCGTGCTCGGCGCCGAGAAGCGGCACGGCATCGGGGCCAAGGCGCGCGCCGAGATCCGACGGATCTCCGACGCCTACGGCCTCGGGATCGAGCCCGACCGCCTGGTCGAGGACCTCGGCGTCGGCGCCCGCCAGCGGGTCGAGATCCTCAAGGTCCTCTACCGGGGTGCGCAGATCGTCATCCTCGACGAGCCGACCGCCGTGCTCGTCCCACACGAGGTCGACGAGCTGTTCGGCAACCTGCGCGAGCTCAAGAACGAGGGGCTCAGCGTCATCTTCATCTCGCACAAGCTCGACGAGGTGCTCTCCGTCGCCGACGAGATCACCGTGATCCGGCGCGGGACCACGGTCAAGACCGTCGATCCGGCCGGCGTCACCGCCCGCCAGCTCGCCGAGCTGATGGTGGGCTCCGAGCTCCCCTCGCCGTCCACCGAGGCCTCCACCGTGACCGACCACGTGCTCCTCTCGGTCGAGGACCTCTCGCTGCCCAACCCGGGCGGCCGGCCGCTGCTCGAGAACATCTCGTTCAAGATCCACCGCGGCGAGATCCTCGGCATCGCCGGGGTCGAGGGCAACGGCCAGGCCGAGCTGGTCGAGTCGATCATGGGCATGCGCCCCGGCGCGACCGGACACATCGAGCTCGACGGGACCGACCTCACCGAGCGCTCCACCGGCCAGCGCCGGGAGGCGGGCGTCGGCTACATCCCCGAGGACCGGCACCGGCACGGGCTGCTGCTGGACTCCCCGCTGTGGGAGAACCGGATCCTCGGCCACCAGACCCGACCGCCCGGCGTACGCCACGGCCTGATCCACCGCGGCGCCGCGCGTGAGGACACCCAGCGGATCATCACCGACTACGACGTGCGCACGCCCGGACCGGACGTGCTGGCCAGGGCGCTCTCGGGCGGCAACCAGCAGAAGCTGATCGTCGGTCGAGAGATGAGCAGCGACCCGATCCTGCTGATCGCCGGCCACCCGACCCGTGGGGTCGACGTCGGCGCCCAGGCCGCGATCTGGGACCACATCAAGAGGGCTCGACGTGAAGGGCTGGCCGTGCTGCTGATCTCTGCCGACCTCGACGAGCTGATCGGGCTCTCCGATCGGATCGAGGTCATCCTGCGAGGCCGCCTGGTCGGCAGCTTCGACCCCGACGACGTCACGCCCGAGCAGCTCGGGTCGGCGATGACCGGAGCGGGGGCCCCGGCATGA
- a CDS encoding BMP family lipoprotein: MRRTTKFAALLTAGILALGACGSSDSDGESTTGSDTPSSSAPQSDVKVGMAYDVGGRGDQSFNDSAAAGLDQAVEEFGMTANESEAEDGEAENAREERLRTFADAGFDPIIAVGFAYAASVGKVAAEYPDVHFAIIDDSSLADVPNVASLVFAEEQGSFLVGAAAALKTKTDHVGFIGGVETPLIQKFQAGYEAGVAAVNPNIKVDVTYLTQVPDFSGFGDPAKGKTAAQGMYDAGADIVYHAAGGSGGGVFEAAAESGNLAIGVDSDQYNTADPSVQDVIMTSMLKNVNVAVYEYLKQVNDGSFPTGVTTYDLSVDGVGYSTSGGMIDDITGQLDDYKQQIIDGKITVPTEPK, encoded by the coding sequence TTGCGACGCACCACGAAGTTCGCAGCCCTGCTGACGGCCGGCATCCTGGCCCTCGGCGCATGCGGCAGCAGCGACAGTGACGGCGAGAGCACCACCGGGTCCGACACCCCGAGCTCCTCGGCCCCCCAGTCCGACGTCAAGGTCGGCATGGCCTACGACGTCGGCGGACGCGGCGACCAGTCCTTCAACGACTCGGCGGCCGCCGGTCTCGACCAGGCGGTCGAGGAGTTCGGCATGACCGCCAACGAGTCCGAGGCCGAGGACGGCGAGGCCGAGAACGCCCGCGAGGAGCGGCTGCGCACCTTCGCCGACGCCGGCTTCGACCCGATCATCGCGGTGGGCTTCGCCTACGCCGCATCGGTCGGCAAGGTCGCGGCGGAGTACCCGGACGTGCACTTCGCGATCATCGACGACTCCAGCCTCGCGGACGTCCCGAACGTCGCCAGCCTGGTCTTCGCCGAGGAGCAGGGCTCGTTCCTGGTCGGCGCGGCTGCCGCGCTGAAGACCAAGACCGACCACGTCGGCTTCATCGGCGGCGTCGAGACCCCGCTGATCCAGAAGTTCCAGGCCGGCTACGAGGCCGGCGTCGCGGCCGTCAACCCGAACATCAAGGTCGACGTCACCTACCTGACCCAGGTTCCGGACTTCTCCGGCTTCGGTGACCCGGCCAAGGGCAAGACCGCTGCGCAGGGCATGTACGACGCCGGCGCCGACATCGTCTACCACGCCGCCGGTGGCTCCGGTGGTGGCGTCTTCGAGGCGGCCGCCGAGTCCGGCAACCTCGCGATCGGTGTCGACTCCGACCAGTACAACACCGCCGACCCGTCCGTCCAGGACGTCATCATGACCTCGATGCTCAAGAACGTGAACGTTGCGGTCTACGAGTACCTCAAGCAGGTCAACGACGGGAGCTTCCCGACCGGCGTCACCACCTACGACCTGTCGGTCGACGGTGTGGGCTACTCCACCAGCGGCGGGATGATCGACGACATCACCGGTCAGCTCGACGACTACAAGCAGCAGATCATCGACGGCAAGATCACGGTCCCGACCGAGCCCAAGTGA
- a CDS encoding amidohydrolase yields MPEDEPTPPPTRVDSLIETTVGESHDELIALRRDLHAHPELSWRELRTTALVAARLRRSGWGVTELPRSGLLAEIGTVGPVVALRADLDALPVADLTDDPWSSTVEGVTHACGHDVHTTSLVGAALALSRLHAEGLLPGRVRLLFQPAEEVMPGGALSLIELGALDEVTQLFGLHCDPSLDVGRVGLREGPITGAADHLEVTLTGSGGHTSRPHLTEDLTYALGKVVTELPSILSRRLDPRAGVSVVWGVVRAGSAHNVIPATGRIGGTVRMLDAIAWSEAEKLVPVLVEQIVAPYGVHAQVDYQRGVPPVVNDVESIVLLGHAVERVVGQVGHVPTQQSLGGEDFGWYLDRVPGAMGRLGTRTPGGPTYDLHQGNLRVDERAVAIGAKVLAHVAAESLVTSIGDL; encoded by the coding sequence ATGCCCGAGGACGAGCCCACTCCGCCGCCGACGCGCGTCGACTCGCTGATCGAGACGACCGTCGGCGAGTCCCACGACGAGCTGATCGCCCTGCGGCGCGACCTGCACGCCCACCCGGAGCTCTCCTGGCGCGAGCTGCGCACCACCGCCCTGGTCGCCGCGCGGCTGCGCCGCAGCGGCTGGGGGGTGACCGAGCTCCCGCGCAGCGGGCTGCTGGCCGAGATCGGCACGGTCGGCCCGGTCGTCGCGCTGCGGGCCGACCTCGATGCGCTCCCGGTGGCCGACCTCACCGACGACCCCTGGTCGAGCACGGTCGAGGGCGTGACCCACGCCTGCGGCCACGACGTGCACACCACGTCCCTGGTCGGCGCCGCGCTCGCCCTCTCGCGGCTGCACGCCGAGGGACTGCTGCCCGGCCGGGTGCGGCTGCTCTTCCAGCCGGCCGAGGAGGTGATGCCCGGCGGTGCGCTCTCCCTGATCGAGCTCGGCGCCCTCGACGAGGTCACCCAGCTCTTCGGCCTGCACTGCGATCCCAGCCTGGACGTCGGCCGGGTCGGGCTGCGCGAGGGCCCGATCACCGGCGCGGCCGACCACCTCGAGGTGACGCTGACCGGCTCCGGCGGGCACACCTCCCGCCCGCACCTGACCGAGGACCTCACCTACGCGCTCGGGAAGGTGGTCACCGAGCTGCCCTCGATCCTGTCCCGGCGGCTCGACCCGCGCGCGGGCGTCAGCGTGGTGTGGGGCGTGGTGCGCGCCGGATCCGCCCACAACGTCATCCCCGCGACCGGCCGGATCGGTGGCACCGTGCGGATGCTCGACGCGATCGCCTGGTCGGAGGCGGAGAAGCTGGTGCCGGTGCTGGTCGAGCAGATCGTCGCGCCGTACGGCGTGCACGCGCAGGTCGACTACCAGCGCGGCGTGCCGCCGGTCGTCAACGACGTCGAGTCGATCGTGCTGCTCGGCCACGCGGTCGAACGGGTGGTCGGGCAGGTTGGGCACGTTCCCACCCAGCAGAGCCTCGGCGGCGAGGACTTCGGCTGGTACCTCGACCGGGTGCCGGGCGCGATGGGCCGGCTCGGCACGCGGACGCCAGGCGGTCCGACGTACGACCTGCATCAGGGGAACCTGCGCGTCGACGAGCGCGCGGTGGCGATCGGCGCGAAGGTGCTGGCGCACGTCGCGGCAGAGTCCTTGGTCACCTCGATCGGGGACCTTTAA
- the meaB gene encoding methylmalonyl Co-A mutase-associated GTPase MeaB yields the protein MPDVPGLVEGLVEGIREGRRAAVSRAITLVESTRPQHRAQARELLTELAREGRDAVRVGISGVPGVGKSTFIEALGIRLTAAGHRVGVLAVDPSSVRTGGSVLGDKTRMARLAQDQRAFIRPSPSAGTLGGVARATVQAMGVLEGAGYDVVLVETVGVGQSEVTVAGMVDTFLFLTLARTGDQLQGIKKGILEIADVIAVNKADGDRQQEARVAARDLAGALRLVRGRDEWAPPVVTCSALDDIGVDEVWARVLSHRSHLGEEGLARKRAHQQLDFTWALVRDELEQRLRHSPGVRAIRDEVRDTVLSGELPATVAADRILTAFDESR from the coding sequence ATGCCGGACGTTCCCGGCCTCGTCGAGGGGCTCGTCGAGGGCATCCGCGAGGGCCGGCGTGCCGCGGTGTCGCGGGCGATCACCCTGGTCGAGTCGACCCGCCCCCAGCACCGGGCGCAGGCCCGCGAGCTCCTGACCGAGCTCGCGCGCGAGGGCCGCGACGCGGTGCGGGTCGGGATCTCCGGCGTGCCGGGGGTCGGCAAGTCCACGTTCATCGAGGCGCTCGGTATCCGCCTGACCGCCGCGGGGCACCGGGTCGGTGTGCTCGCCGTCGACCCCAGCTCGGTGCGCACCGGCGGATCGGTGCTCGGCGACAAGACCCGGATGGCCCGGCTCGCGCAGGACCAGCGTGCGTTCATCCGGCCCTCGCCGTCGGCGGGCACGCTCGGCGGCGTCGCCCGCGCCACGGTGCAGGCGATGGGCGTGCTCGAGGGCGCCGGGTACGACGTCGTGCTGGTGGAGACCGTCGGCGTCGGCCAGTCCGAGGTCACCGTCGCGGGCATGGTCGACACGTTCCTGTTCCTCACCCTGGCCCGCACCGGCGACCAGCTCCAGGGCATCAAGAAGGGCATCTTGGAGATCGCGGACGTGATCGCGGTCAACAAGGCCGACGGCGACCGTCAGCAGGAGGCGCGGGTCGCGGCCCGGGACCTCGCCGGTGCGCTGCGCCTGGTGCGCGGCCGGGACGAGTGGGCACCGCCCGTGGTGACCTGCTCCGCGCTCGACGACATCGGCGTCGACGAGGTGTGGGCGCGGGTCCTCTCGCACCGCAGCCACCTGGGCGAGGAGGGTCTGGCCCGCAAGCGCGCCCACCAGCAGCTGGACTTCACCTGGGCGCTGGTCCGCGACGAGCTCGAGCAGCGCCTGCGGCACTCACCCGGGGTCCGCGCGATCCGCGACGAGGTGCGCGACACGGTGCTCTCCGGCGAGCTGCCCGCGACGGTCGCGGCCGACCGGATCCTGACCGCCTTCGACGAGAGTCGCTGA